The Virgibacillus siamensis sequence CCGAGCAAGTCACGAATTGTTATGTTTATAGCGTTCATACGTCCGACACCGCGTTTCAATCCGCTGACATCAACCGGAAACTGCGCTTTTTCTTTACCGGATAAATTAAAACGGAAGGAGTATTGTTTTATTTTTTTCGTTTCCCCTTCCTGCTTCAAGTTTTCAAATGTTACACAATTTTCCACACTAAACTCCATTTTGCCACTGAAAACAGGCAGTCTGCTGCTGTTTTCGAGTGTAAAATACATGGTATCGTCCCCGTTGGTAAACAATTTCAGCTGTTGCTCAGGATTTGCCAGGTGAATACTATTTGAGACCCGTTTTAAATACCAATAAGGGATTGCAATGACAAGTAATATTAAGAATGTCAGTAAAACAAGCATCGGCATCTGTGTGTATAACAAAATTAAGAATAAAATAGCGGCGGCGAACAACAATTCCATTGCATATAAAACATCTATTCTCCAGTGCCAGTTCATTCACGGACCGCTCCTGCCTCAACCGGAACTTCGATTTCATCCAACAGCATTTCCAGTACCTGTGGCTTTGTTTTGCTCATTTCCCCCTCAAGTGAAAGCACGAGCCGGTGTGCAAGAACAATAGGAGCCATCTCTTTTACATCTTCCGGGATTACATAAGTCCTTCCCGCGGTAAATGCCTTAGCCTGTACCGCCCGCATAAAAGCAAGTGTACCCCGCGGACTTACACCTGTATCTGTTAATTCCGATTTCCTTGTGGCCCGGACAATCGAAAGCAAATAGTCTTCCACTGCGTCTGAAATGACCACTTCTTTCACCTGTTTTTGCAAATCCAGAATATCCTCAAGGCTAAAGACCTGTTCCAGTGCATCAATCGGTTCTTCTTTCCGGTATCGCTGCATCATCTCCTTTTCTTGCTCCCGTGTTGGGTATCCGACACGAATTTGCATCAGAAAACGATCCATTTGTGCTTCCGGAAGCGGAAAAGTACCTTGCGATTCAATTGGATTCTGTGTCGCCAGAACGATAAATGGCGGATCAATCGGCAGTGTTTCGCCTTCAATCGTTACCTGCTGTTCCTCCATCACTTCCAGCAGACTTGATTGTGTCCTAGGCGTCGCCCGATTTATTTCATCTGCCAGCAATATATTGGTCATAACAGGGCCCGGACGCATTTCGAAGCACTGTTCTTTCGGATTAAAAAACTGGATACCTGTCACATCACTCGGCAGAACATCCGGGGTGAACTGAATTCGTTTAAACTTTCCGTTGATTGACTTCGCAATACTTTTTGCCAGCATTGTTTTACCTGTACCGGGAACATCTTCCAGCAGTACATGGCCGCGGCAAAGCAGCCCGATCATAACAAGTTCGGCAGTTTTTTCTTTCCCCAAAAGCACATTTCCAATGCCCTGTTTTAGTTTCTCTATCTGTTCATTCAACCTGATGACCCCCGTTTGGTTCAAATTATCTTACAATTTCCAATATAGCGTAAGAAATGACTATTATCAAACTTTTTTCTTATCGGTTCCATTTCCGCATTTCTTGAATTCCGCATGAAACAGCTCATATTGGAAAAGTTAACTGTGGAAGGAGGCGTAACAATTGGAGCATGCTTGGCTGTCTTTATTACCATTTATAATCGTCATCGGCTTGTCCATCTGGCTGAAAAAAATATTGCCGGGTCTCGTACTTGGGCTTTTAGTTGGAGCACTTTTGGTAAAATTTGATATTTTAGGGGGTTCCCAGAAGTCGGTCCAATACATTGTTGAAACCATATCAAATGCAGATAACATCAAAATCATCGGCTTCCTTTACCTGTTTGGGGGACTCGTCGGAATGATGCGCATTTCCGGCGGTATTAAAGGTTTTTCGGAGTGGATTGGTGAACGGATTGAATCACAACGGGGGCTGCTCGGGCTTATCTGGATCACACTTCCGTTTACATTTATGATGCCGATGTTCCGCATTATGATGATTGGACCGGTAATCAAATCGCTGATGGAAAAAATGAAACTGTCGAAACAAAAAGTCGGATTTACGATGGATGTATCAACCGGTTCTGTAATTGTTCTGCTGCCGGTCGCAACGGCATTTGTCGGTTTTATGGTTTCGCTTATTGCCGGCGGAATTCAAAAGTACAGCCTTGATTTGGATCCATATCAGGTATTTTTACTTAGCATTCCATTTAATTTTTATGCGATTGCCATGTTAATCATCGGTTTAATTTGGACATTCCGATCATCATCTGAAAAAGAAAATAAACCGGATCAGGGAAGCGGCGAAAAGCAGGATCCGCACCGCGGCGGCATCAAGAAAGAAATATCCATGGTAAAAGCGCAGCCGTGGAATTTAATTGTACCGTTATTTCTATTACTGGCACTTTCCCTCTTTCTCCTTTGGGAGGACGGAGTTTCAAACGGAGCAAATACTATTCTGGAAGCTTTTTCACAAGCGGACGCCACATTCGTTATGCTCCTGGCCATTTTTATTACACTCGTTATCACATTTGTGTATTATGTCATTCGCCGGCAGCCGCTGGATGAATTGATTTTCCATTTTTTTGATGGAGGCAACCAGCTGATGCAGGCAATTATCCTGCTCGTGCTTGTCTGGTCACTTTCGTTGGTAGCGGAGGACCTTGGCTTTTCCAAATTTATCAGCTCCACGTTGGGTTCGTTTTTACCGGATTTTACGATTCCAGCAATTATTTTTGCCATCGGCGCCGCCATCAGTTATTTTATCGGGTCATCGTTCGGCACCTGGGGATTGATCATGCCGCTCGGAATTGCATTAGCTGTTTCCGCGGAAGCATCTGTCGCGATGACTGTCGGGGCGGTTTTTGCCAGCGGTTCCTTCGGGGCAATGACCTCCCCGCTTGGCGACACCACCATAACTACCGCTTCTATTCTGGAAATGCCACTGGTAGAATACGCCCGCTATAAATTGAAAATATGCGCAATCGGAGCTGGTGTTGCTATAGCAGGGTATCTCGCTGTCGGATTCTTTTTCATGTGACACGGGTTTCAACAGCACCTTCCATGTCGAAATGTCCGATTATGTCACAAAAACCCTTTTATAGCCGGTTCTTGATTCACTTGTTTTTTGTCGTAATTTACTGTCGAAGTCGATTCCTGTTTCCAATGGTCGTTTTAAGTCTGATTTTGGAATTCTGTATTTAATTACAAATTTCATCAAAAAAAGAAGCCTTTGAAAAAGACTTCCTTTTGATTATTTATTCATTCGGGAGAAGAAATCACCAAGTGGATTTTCTTCTTCCGGTTCCTCTTCTGTTTCTTCCTCTTCAGGTACGTGAATATCTCCCATGTCATCCAGGTCCACATCGTCAAGATTCATTGAGCTGTCGCTTTCCTCCTGGGCAGCTGCTGTTTCTTCCTCAGTATACACTGGCATCTCCATAACAGGCGCATCTCCATTTAGTGATGCAAGAATTGACGTTGCACGCATCGGATTTTGCAGCAATTGATATAAAATTGTTCCAATCATCGCCTCGGAATGTTCATGCTTCAACCAGCTTTTCTGTTCTTTTGTCAGTTGTTTCGGAAGAGGAATCGTCAATGTTTCCTTCTTTTTTGCATATGTTTCATTGACTCCACGCAGCACAAATTTAGCGATTTCACTTGAAAAATTGCGGCGTTCCGTTTCCTTCAATTTCTGTAATTGTTTCAGCAAGTAATCAGGGGTATCTGAGGGAACACGAAATGTAATTGATTGTCCGCGTTCTATGCCCTTTTTCGTTTCACGCATATCATCACCCTACTTTTCCTTTGATGCTGCTGTTTTCTCCTTCGTATCTTCCTTAGATGGGGTATTGCCAACAAGCTGCGTAATTAGCTTATAATACGCATTCGCCATCATCCAAATGCTTTCATTTTCATCCTCGAAAAACTCGATATTGAAACCTTCAAGCTTGTTATTCAAGGCTTTTAGATACTCTTTCAGCACGGCAGATCCGCCGCCGACAAAATAGCAGATTTCCGATTGGGAATTCTTTTGCCATACATTACGTAAATATCTGTATTCCTTTTTAGCAAGTTCGAGCAGGATTCGATCTGTTATATCGTGTACGTTTGTCCGACTGCCTTTAACCATAATATGGTGACGGTCATTTTTACGGGTAATAATATCCACTACATCACGGCGACTGTCTAATTCCACTCCATGTTTTGTGCGGATCTCTTCACGAATTTCTTCCAACGACTCGGCAACTCCAAGATGGAAGCCCTGTGCCTTATCATCATCCACATTGCGATTACGGATAACTGCGATATCTGTTGACAGACCGCCAATATCCTGAATCAATATTTGTTTGTCAATCAATTCCTTATTAATCACCTTGAGATCGTTGTCCATGATCAAGTTTACATACGCTGCAAAACCTTCAGGATAAACCTTCACTTCATCAAATTTGATATTTACTTTTTTCCCTTGGTATTTCGGAGTAACCAAAAATTCCACCTGATGCACTGATCCGAGCAACTGTGAGCGATATCCGACATCTTTTCCTTCTTTTACTTCTCTTAATGGCAGACCCGTTCCCAGGTTATATGTTGCATCGATCACATCGTTTTTACCAGCTTTAAATGTGTGGCCGCTCACTGCATCAAGTGCAATCGATGCAAACAGCATAATCAGTGTTTGATCAGCTTCAGATTTGCTGCTCCCCGGATCAAGTTCTGTTGAGTTATTTGTTTTAGTTGCCAGATTTCCAACCCTATAAATTGCATTATTTTCTTCAAGCGCAGGAGAGTGGACCCGAATATGTAAATTATTCAATGGTTCTTTCTCATCCAGATCCTCAATCCCGATTACTGGCCGATCCTCAATGTCCCTCGCTATTACATTCGGTATATAAAGGCTGTTTTCCATTTTTCCAAAGTTTGCTTTCAGGGCATCATTCCCTACATCAACTGCTGCAATTCTTGCATTTGCCATGTTACATTCTCCTCTCTAAAGTCTTCTTTCTATTTCAGATTAATAGAATAAAGTATAAATTGCAATCAGACTTTTTTCGTATTCTTTTTTGTAAACTTGTACACATTTACGCAAACACTATCAAAACAGCTTGCGTACGGTTTTGTGTACTTGTTTACGTAAATGTGTACATAAGAAACATATTTGTAAACATGTGTACATTATTGTATATATGTTTACACAGTTGTGTACACAACTATTTTTCTATTTTTGATCTTATATATTGCATAAAATATTGGTAACATTACGGAAACTCAATCTATTTTAAAGGAAAAGATATAAAGAGTGTATTCCAGTAAATGGTAAAACAGAAAAGATGCTACAATCCCAAGTATTAAGGAGAAAGTCAGAACAACTACAGCAAAACCGACACCATTCGAACCATGATACAATAAGATTCTTACCTGCCCCATATATTCATGGAAAATAATATTTCGACAAAAAACAGGATCCACTGATGAAAATAAGCGATTTTTGCACATTAAGAGGTCCACGGAAATATAAATCTTCCCGTGGACCAATTTGCAATATATATTCCTTTTTATCGTGCATATATGGCTAAAATTCGAAAGTAAACTGCATACTTCCCCAGCGAATTACAACTAATTGCAAAATATAAGGCGCAATTTCATTAAAAAAGCGCCTGAATTCCAGGCGCCACAAGCTTATACTGCATTTTTCTTTTTTATTTGCTTACTCCTAAGCTGTCCACATGCAGCATCAATATCTGCACCATTTTCCCAGCGAACACCGCAATTAATGCCATTTTCCTTCAACGTTTCATAAAATGCCTGAATCGATTCTGAAGTACTGCGCTGGTATTGATTATGCTCATCAACAGAATTATATGGAATCAGATTGACATAGCTTAAATGACGTTTATTATGAAGCAAGCTAGCCAATTGCTTTGCCTCTGATTTATGATCATTCACATCTCTCAGCATAATATACTCATAGGTAATACGGCGATTTACCTTTTCAAGATAATAATCAACCGAGTCCATCAGCTTTTCAATTGGAAATGCACGGTTAATTTTCATAATCTGCGTACGAAGTTCATTATTTGGTGCGTGCAGTGAAATAGCCAAATTCACTTGTGTGCCGGTATCTGCCCACTCATAAATTTTATGGGCGAGTCCGCTGGTTGATACCGTAATATGGCGCGCACCGATGCATAGGCCTTTATCATCATTCACAACATTGATGAAGTCCATTAGGTTCGTAAAGTTATCGAAAGGCTCGCCAATCCCCATAACAACAATATGGCTTACACGATCCCCGTCACCTCTCTCATCAAGGTGTTTCTGCACACTCATAATTTGTTCAACAATTTCACCGCCTGATAAATCACGGCTTTTTTTCAACAGACCGCTTGCGCAAAAAGAACAGCCAATGTTACAGCCTACCTGAGTTGTAACACACACAGACAAACCATAATTAAATCGCATTAGAACGGTTTCGATTACATTGCCATCAGAAAGTCTGAACAAATACTTAATGGTACCATCAGATGATTCCTGCTTAATTTCCTCCTCCAATGTATGGAGCACAAAATTTTCTTCCAATAACGTAATCGTTTCCTTGTTTACGTTCTTCATGTCTGCAAAAGTTGTTACTCGCTTTTTATACAGCCAATTCCAGACTTGATCTGCGCGAAAACGTTGTTGCCCATGGTCTGTAAGCCAATCTGTCAATTTTTCATATGTCATTCCATAAATGGATTGTTTACTCATACACGTACCCTCATTTCAAACATTGCAATTCTTATATTGTACTATATTAACGAAAGAATCGCAATGTGGCAATTGATTTCCTATAGTTGTACTGTCATATCTATAATCTCCCCACGCCCTTCCATAGATAACTTTCGGTTCAGGCAAAAAATTGGAAGATACATCAGAAAGAACGTATCATTTCTTCATAAGGAGTGAATTTTCATGAAGACTTTTCATAATATACCATTGTCTGTTCTGGATTTAGCACCTGTTCTGGAGGGGAGCACCCCCGTGGAATCATTCAAGAATAGTGCTGACCTGATACAGGCTGCAGAAAAATTTGGATTTAACCGATACTGGGTGGCCGAGCATCACAACATGCCGGGCATTGCAAGCTCGGCCACATCCGTATTCATTGGACATCTTGCCGGTGTGACTGACCGTATCCGTGTTGGTTCCGGCGGCATTATGCTGCCAAATCATGCTACATTGGTCATCGCAGAACAATTCGGTACACTGGAAAGTTTGTATCCGGGGCGTATCGACCTTGGTCTTGGTCGAGCTCCCGGAAGTGACCAGGCAACAGCATATGCCCTGCGCCGCACATTGAACCAGCGCGTCGAGGATTTCCCGATGCAGGTGGAAGAATTACAGGCCTATTTTGAAGGAACAGCTGGTGTCCGCTCTGTCCCTGGAGAAGGACTCGATATTCCGATCTGGCTTCTCGGTTCCAGTGGTTTCAGTGCGCAATTATCCGCAGAACTCGGGGTGCAATTTTCCTTCGCAAGCCACTTTGCACCGGATTATACAATTCCGGCACTGAATTTGTACCGGGACAATTTCAAGCCGTCAGATAAGCTTGAAAAACCGTATGCTATGCTTGGTGTCAATGTGATTGCCGCAGATACCGACGAAGAGGCAGCCTATTTGGCAACCACACAGCAGCAGCAATTCTTAAGCATTCGACGCGGCCAGCCAACCAAACTGCAGCCGCCAATTGAAAATATTGATGATGTCTGGTCTGAAATGGAGAAGGCAACGGTTGAAAAATCAATTGGCTCCAACGCAACCATTATCGGCAGTAAGGAAACCGTAAAGGCAGGCCTGGAAAAGTTCATGGAAGAAACTAAAGCTGATGAATTGATCATTAATGCCCAAATATTTGATCATGAAGCCCGCAAACGATCCTATGAAATCGTCAGCGAATTAATGGACTGAAGCCATATTAGAACTAGAATACATCGCTTAAATGAAAAAACCACCAGCCAGGCGGAATTGTAACGTTGCCTGCTGGTGGTTTTTTATATGATGGACCCGTCGACAAAATAAAAAGTCCGGGTTATGTCAGATACCTACATATTTACTGCTATCTGTGCGCCGATTTTGGCGTTGTGCTTAACAAGTGCTATATTGGCTTCGAGGCTTTTGCCATCGGTTAGTTCTGTGACTTTGGCAAGCAGGAATGGAGTAACTTCCTTGCCGGAAATATTGTTGGCTTCTGCCTCATTCAGTGCTGTGTCAATAACAGCGGAAATGTCTGCTTCATTCATTGCATATTCTTCTGGAATAGGGTTGGCAATTACTGCCCCGCCTTGCAGTTTTAAATCCCATTTTGCACGCAATGTTCCGGCAACTGTTTCTGCATCATCCAAACGGAAATTAACCGGGAATTCACTTGTCCGCGTGAAAAACGCTGGAAGGACATCGGTTTGATACCCGACGACAGGTACGCCTTTGGTTTCCAGATATTCCATCGTCAGACCAAGATCCAAAATAGATTTAGCGCCAGCACATACAACCGCTACATTTGTCTTGGCTAATTCTTCAAGGTCTGCAGAAATGTCCATTGATGTTTCTGCACCACGATGCACACCACCGATTCCACCAGTGACGAAGATGTTAACCTCGGCAAGTTCGGCACAAATCATTGTTGCTGCTACAGTAGTCGCTCCTTTTTGCTTAGTGGCAAGCAAGTAAGGCAAATCACGTCTGGATGCTTTGGCAACCCCTTCACTATTGCCGAAATCCTCCAGCTCCTGATCATCCAATCCAATTTTAATTTTACCATCCAGAATTGCAATAGTTGCTGGAACAGCGCCATAATCGCGAATGATCTGTTCAACTTCACGCGCCGTCTGTACGTTTTGCGGGTATGGCATCCCATGGGAAATAATCGTTGACTCTAATGCAACAACCGGCTTCCCTTGTTCCT is a genomic window containing:
- a CDS encoding AAA family ATPase, which translates into the protein MNEQIEKLKQGIGNVLLGKEKTAELVMIGLLCRGHVLLEDVPGTGKTMLAKSIAKSINGKFKRIQFTPDVLPSDVTGIQFFNPKEQCFEMRPGPVMTNILLADEINRATPRTQSSLLEVMEEQQVTIEGETLPIDPPFIVLATQNPIESQGTFPLPEAQMDRFLMQIRVGYPTREQEKEMMQRYRKEEPIDALEQVFSLEDILDLQKQVKEVVISDAVEDYLLSIVRATRKSELTDTGVSPRGTLAFMRAVQAKAFTAGRTYVIPEDVKEMAPIVLAHRLVLSLEGEMSKTKPQVLEMLLDEIEVPVEAGAVRE
- a CDS encoding Na+/H+ antiporter NhaC family protein is translated as MEHAWLSLLPFIIVIGLSIWLKKILPGLVLGLLVGALLVKFDILGGSQKSVQYIVETISNADNIKIIGFLYLFGGLVGMMRISGGIKGFSEWIGERIESQRGLLGLIWITLPFTFMMPMFRIMMIGPVIKSLMEKMKLSKQKVGFTMDVSTGSVIVLLPVATAFVGFMVSLIAGGIQKYSLDLDPYQVFLLSIPFNFYAIAMLIIGLIWTFRSSSEKENKPDQGSGEKQDPHRGGIKKEISMVKAQPWNLIVPLFLLLALSLFLLWEDGVSNGANTILEAFSQADATFVMLLAIFITLVITFVYYVIRRQPLDELIFHFFDGGNQLMQAIILLVLVWSLSLVAEDLGFSKFISSTLGSFLPDFTIPAIIFAIGAAISYFIGSSFGTWGLIMPLGIALAVSAEASVAMTVGAVFASGSFGAMTSPLGDTTITTASILEMPLVEYARYKLKICAIGAGVAIAGYLAVGFFFM
- a CDS encoding ParM/StbA family protein; this encodes MANARIAAVDVGNDALKANFGKMENSLYIPNVIARDIEDRPVIGIEDLDEKEPLNNLHIRVHSPALEENNAIYRVGNLATKTNNSTELDPGSSKSEADQTLIMLFASIALDAVSGHTFKAGKNDVIDATYNLGTGLPLREVKEGKDVGYRSQLLGSVHQVEFLVTPKYQGKKVNIKFDEVKVYPEGFAAYVNLIMDNDLKVINKELIDKQILIQDIGGLSTDIAVIRNRNVDDDKAQGFHLGVAESLEEIREEIRTKHGVELDSRRDVVDIITRKNDRHHIMVKGSRTNVHDITDRILLELAKKEYRYLRNVWQKNSQSEICYFVGGGSAVLKEYLKALNNKLEGFNIEFFEDENESIWMMANAYYKLITQLVGNTPSKEDTKEKTAASKEK
- the rlmN gene encoding 23S rRNA (adenine(2503)-C(2))-methyltransferase RlmN → MSKQSIYGMTYEKLTDWLTDHGQQRFRADQVWNWLYKKRVTTFADMKNVNKETITLLEENFVLHTLEEEIKQESSDGTIKYLFRLSDGNVIETVLMRFNYGLSVCVTTQVGCNIGCSFCASGLLKKSRDLSGGEIVEQIMSVQKHLDERGDGDRVSHIVVMGIGEPFDNFTNLMDFINVVNDDKGLCIGARHITVSTSGLAHKIYEWADTGTQVNLAISLHAPNNELRTQIMKINRAFPIEKLMDSVDYYLEKVNRRITYEYIMLRDVNDHKSEAKQLASLLHNKRHLSYVNLIPYNSVDEHNQYQRSTSESIQAFYETLKENGINCGVRWENGADIDAACGQLRSKQIKKKNAV
- a CDS encoding LLM class flavin-dependent oxidoreductase, which gives rise to MKTFHNIPLSVLDLAPVLEGSTPVESFKNSADLIQAAEKFGFNRYWVAEHHNMPGIASSATSVFIGHLAGVTDRIRVGSGGIMLPNHATLVIAEQFGTLESLYPGRIDLGLGRAPGSDQATAYALRRTLNQRVEDFPMQVEELQAYFEGTAGVRSVPGEGLDIPIWLLGSSGFSAQLSAELGVQFSFASHFAPDYTIPALNLYRDNFKPSDKLEKPYAMLGVNVIAADTDEEAAYLATTQQQQFLSIRRGQPTKLQPPIENIDDVWSEMEKATVEKSIGSNATIIGSKETVKAGLEKFMEETKADELIINAQIFDHEARKRSYEIVSELMD
- a CDS encoding pseudouridine-5'-phosphate glycosidase — encoded protein: MKEYLSLSAEVQRAKEQGKPVVALESTIISHGMPYPQNVQTAREVEQIIRDYGAVPATIAILDGKIKIGLDDQELEDFGNSEGVAKASRRDLPYLLATKQKGATTVAATMICAELAEVNIFVTGGIGGVHRGAETSMDISADLEELAKTNVAVVCAGAKSILDLGLTMEYLETKGVPVVGYQTDVLPAFFTRTSEFPVNFRLDDAETVAGTLRAKWDLKLQGGAVIANPIPEEYAMNEADISAVIDTALNEAEANNISGKEVTPFLLAKVTELTDGKSLEANIALVKHNAKIGAQIAVNM